The Corynebacterium atypicum genome contains the following window.
GTGGAGCGACCGCACAGATTGCACGGATATCACGGCGCACTCGGTGCCAGTGAGTATGAATCGACGGTAAGGACGGTGGCGCAACACAATGGCAGACGACGCCACATTCCACGCAGGGGCTGCCGCGCGCCTGACGCTGGATGACCTTTTCGGTGCCGTCGAACAGGAATGGCAAGACCAAGCGCTGTGTGCGCAGACCGACCCGGAAGCGTTCTTTCCTGAGAAAGGCGGCTCCACCCGGGAGGCAAAGCGCATCTGCCAGGCCTGCGCCGTGCGTGACGAATGCCTCGAGTACGCGCTGGAGCACGACGAAAGGTTCGGCATCTGGGGCGGGCTCTCCGACCGTGAACGCCGCCGCCTCAAACGCGACATCGGCTAGCTAGCCGTAACCTACCAGGGGAAATCCGGGTTGATATCCCGCGGGTCCAAGTTGAGGTAATTCGCCACAAGGGCGGTGAGCACGGTGCCGAGTAGCTCCGCCCGCTCCGTCGGCGTCGCACAGCGTTCCTCGACTGGCATCCGAAAAATCACGATGCGAGCCCGCGTCGGCTCCCCGCTAGCGTTCACGCCCGCCGGGATGACCCGGCCGAGGGGGACCGGCCCGTCCGCGCAGATCTCCGGTGGCAGGACCGTCATATCGGCGCGCAACCGCATCCGAGGAACCGTGTCCACCGCGACGTCGAGGTGGGCAAGCTGCGCGGGGTAGGCGGCCGCAAGCGGCGCGTACGCCGCAGTGACCGCGGCGTCGAAAATCTGTGACCGCGTGCGGTAGGCGGGTACCCCGGTGGGCAGCAGCGGGCCGCGCAGCCCACGCGCGCGGCGGTCGCGCGACACTCTTCCTCGCATGGCCCTTAGCCTAAGCGGCGCCAGCTGCGCGAACGGGAGCCCACGCCGCAGCGGGTGCCAAAATCTCAAGTAGCAGTCTAGACTTGACCGCTGTGAGTCAATTCCGCCGTTGTTCCCGCCCCGGGTGCTCCCGCCCCGCCGTGGCTACGCTGACATACGCATACGCGGAATCGACCGCGGTGGTTGGCCCGCTGGCCCCCAGTAGCGAACCGCACAGCTGGGACCTCTGCGCCCACCATGCTGACCATCTCACCGCCCCGCTGGGCTGGGAGATGCTGCGCGTCGAAGACATTGAAATCGACGAGGACGAAGAGATCACCGCGCTAGCCGAGGCCGTCCGGGAAGCCGGCAGGGTGACCAGCGGCCTCGTCCCGCCGCAAGACCCGAGCGCCACGGACGATTCCGCGCTCAACCCGGCGACCTCGACGCATCCGGCCCACCGGGCCCGCCGGCTCGCACAGGAACGGGTGCGCCGCCGCGCCCACCTGCACGTGGTACCGGATCCGCCCGCAGAAACCGGACCGGACCACCAGCCTTAGGCGCCACCGCGCCGAGCCCAGCTAACAGCACGACACGCCACCCGCCGCCAACGCGGTTAAGTTGAAGGAGCCTGCCCGCATGCGCACCCACGAACACATAGCCAAGGTCGTCAAAGCCTACGACGTTCGTGGGGTAGTAGGCGAAGACATCGACGAGGCCCTCGTCTTCGACGTAGCTCAGTCCTTTGCCCGCCAGCTGCGCGAGGAGGCAGAGACTACCATCGCGGTCGGCCACGACATGCGCCCGTCCTCGCCCGCTTTAGCTGCCGCCTTCGCCCGTGGCGCGCAGGCGCAGGGCATCAACGTCATCGAGCTAGGGCTTACCGCCACCGACGAGCTCTACTTTGCCGCCGGCAGCTTCGGGTGCGCTGGGGCGATGTTCACCGCCAGCCACAACCCGGCGCGGTACAACGGCATCAAACTGTGCCGGCGCGGCGCTCGGCCCGTCAGCCAAGATACGGGCCTGGCGACAATCGCCAAGGACCTGGTGGCCGGTGTGCCCGCATACTCGGGCGCGCCGGGCAAGGCGGAACAGCGCGACGTGCTCGACGATTACGCCAGCTTCTTGCGCGGGCTTGTCGACGTCACGTCGAGCCGGCCGCTGCGCATCGCCGTCGACGCCGGCAACGGGATGGCGGGGCTGACCGTGCCCGCGGTGCTCGACCAGGAGAACTTCGACATCCGTGAGCTCTACTTCGAGCTCGACGGGACCTTTCCCAACCACGAGGCCAATCCGCTGGATCTGAAAAACCTGGTGGACCTGCAGCGCTTCGTCGTCGCCGAGGGCGCGGACATCGGGCTCGCCTTCGACGGCGATGCCGATCGCTGCTTCGTGGTCGACGAGTTAGGCAATCCGGTTTCTCCCTCTGCGATCTGCGGGATCATCGCAGAGAACTACCTGGCGGAGCACCCCGGCGCCACGATCATCCACAACTTGATCACCTCGCAGGCCGTGCCGGAGATTATTCAAGAAAACGGCGGCACGCCCGTGCGCACGCGGGTGGGGCACTCGTATATTAAGGCCACCATGGCCTCGACCGGAGCGGTCTTTGGCGGCGAGCACTCCGCGCACTACTACTTCACCGAGTTCTTCAACGCCGATTCCGGCCTCCTGGCCGCGCTGCACGTCCTCCAGGCGCTGGGCGGCCAAGATCAGCCGTTGTCGCAGCTGATCTCCCGCTTCGAGCGCTACGTCGCCAGCGGCGAGATCAACTCGACGGTATCTGACCAAGCGGCCGCCACTGGCAAGGTCCACGACGCCTTCGCCGACCGCGCCGCCGATATCGACCTCCTTGACGGGCTGACGGTGCGCCTCAAAAACTCGAAGTCGTGGTTCAATGTGCGCCCTAGCAACACCGAACCGCTGCTCAGGCTGAACGTGGAGGCGGCGAGCCAGGCGGAGGTGGACGAGCTGGCCGAAGAGGTCCTCGGAATCATTCGCGGCTAGGCCCGCCCGCGGGCGTTGCGGGCGAGTACCCAGCAACCCCACATCCTTCTACTAGAGCCGCTGGCTAGCCTAGGATGGCACAGCAGGTTATAAACGGTGCCGTCGAGGCGGCGAACCGGAGGTAGAACACTTCATCATGGAGTTACTCAACGGGATCATCCGAGCTTATCCGTGGGGGTCGCGGACGCTCATCCCGGCACTTTGCGGCCGCCCGGCGCCGACCGAGCGCCCGGAGGCGGAGCTGTGGTACGGGGCGCACTCCGCCGGCCCGTCGCAGCTGGCAGGCTCCGGCCGCCACCTCGACGCAGTCGTGGCCGCCGACCCGCAGGCGACGCTCGGCGACCGGGTGGCCGAGAGCTTTGGCGGTAGGCTGCCGTTTCTGGTCAAGATTCTGGCGGCTGACCAGCCGCTTTCCCTCCAGGCCCACCCCTCGCTGCAGCAGGCCCGGGAGGGCTTTGCGCGCGAAAACGAGGCCGGGCTCGCGGTGGATGCGGCCAACCGGAACTACCGCGACGATAACCATAAGCCGGAGATCCTCATCGCGCTGACTCGCTTTTGTGCGATGGCGGGCTTTCGGCCCCTGGACAAGACCCGGGAGCTTTTCGCCGAACTCGACTGCCCGGCCTGCGAGCGCTACCTACCTATGCTCGAGCCCGGGCCGGACGGGGAAGGCGACCTGCGCGGCCTGTTCACCACCTGGATCACGATTCCCGCGGAGCACCGGCGCCAGCTGATCTCCGCCATCGTGGAACGCGCGCAGGCCCGCGGCCAGGTTGACGATTGGATTGGCGGCGTGCTGCGCACCGTGGTTGATCTGAATAAGCGCTACCCCGGCGACGTCGGGGTGCTCGGGGCGCTGCTGCTCAACCATGTCACCTTGAATCCGGGCGAGGCGATCTACCTGGATGCCGGGCAGCTGCACGCGTACGTCCAGGGCATGGGCGTGGAGATTCAGTCGAACTCGGATAACGTGCTGCGCGGCGGGCTGACCTCGAAATACGTCGACGTGCCCGAGCTAGTGCGCGTGCTCAGATTCGACGAGCTGGATAGCCCCCGAGTCGAGCCGATTGCGCGCCCGACGCTCGCCGCCGGCGGGCTCGAATACCCGGTCCCCGTATCCGACTTCTCGGTGACGGTGGCTCGGCCCGGGCCATTTGGCTGGCCACTCGACCATGACGGCCCCGTGATCGCGCTGTGCACCAACGGCCACGCCTACTGCGAGAGTGCCGGCACGACGCTGCGGATCAAGTCCGGCGAGGCCGTGTGGATCCCGGCCAGCGACCCGCTGGCCACGCTGACCGGCCCGGGGCAAGTGGTAGCGGTCAGCTGCTGAGCGGCTGCTAGAAGTTCAGCCCGGGTACCTCCGGAAGCGGAAGGCGCGGGCGCGGCTCCGGCTCTGCCGGGGAGGGCTCGGATGGTTCCTCTGGTGCGGTGCTCGACGGCCCGGGCGCCTCGCTCGTCTCCTCGGCGGTGCTGGGGTCGGGGACCGGCTCGCTCGTCGTGGGGTTTGCTGACGGCTCGGGTGCGGGCTGCGGCTCGCCAGGCGCTGACGTCGTCCCCGGGGCCGGCGCTAAGGTCTCGTTCTTGGGCATCTCGACGATGTCTGTGGGGTGAATCACCCGCGTCGGCGTGCTGGCCTGTCCGGGCGCTGGTAGCGCCACCGCGCCCGGCGGCAGGTACGGGTCGAAGTCGCCGGGGCGCGCGTCGTACCGCGGGGCGTCATTAGTCGCCGGCTCGGGACGCTGCGGGCCGGGTGCGGCCCCGGCGCCCTCGGCCGCTTCGGTGGGCTCGGTGGTCGGTTGGGGCCGTGGGGTGTGCAGCGATTCCGAGTCTGCGGTGAGCTCGCCTGCACTCGTGTCATAGCCAGATTCGGCGGTCGTCGAATCGGCCGGGGTATTCAGCCGCCAGACGAGCACCCCGATGAGGAGGGCAGCGACGATTCCGCACGCTAGGAAGGTGAGGAATTTCCTCGCGCTGCCGACCACTGTTGCACCACTTTCGTATCCTCGGCTAACCATGTATAACAGGCCTTGAGTAGGAAGCGTATTGACTTTCTCGGTTCATACTTGTGCCCTACGGGCGTGGGCCTGGCGCGGCTGCGGCGGGCGGCCCGCCGTAAAGGTCACAATGTGGTAACGAACATAGCAGAATTCCCCGCTGGGGCAAGGATGGCGTCGAGCAAGCCTTGAGCCAGACGGTCGATCCGAAAGGGAGAAATTATGGGTGCCTGGGACGACAGGATCCTTGGGATGGACGTCGTTGAGGATTTCCTCGACGAGCTCAACGAGCTCGAAGATGAAGAGGAAGTCCTCGCGGCCGTCAAGGATGCCTGCGTGCTCGCGCAGTCCGCCGATGCCTCCGAGGATGAGTACACGATCGGTCTGGCCGCTGCGACGTTGGCGGCGATCTGGGCCGGCGCCCCGTTTTCGGCGGGTCAGATCGCAGACACGTACCCGGTGATTCGCAACCTGATCGGCTACGGCACCGAGGAGATCAGCGAAACGGCCCTGGACGTGCTCGAATCGGCCGAAACCGAGGAGGACCTCGACGTCTTCTTGGAGGCGTTGAGCTAACCTGACCCGGCCGGCGTGGTGGTGCAGGCGGCTAGGGTAGAGGGGTCACTGCTGCAGAGACGACGTGAAGGAGCAGGTTTTTTAAGATGACCACGGTGCATGATTTCAAGATCGCCGACATCAGCCTCGCCGAGGCCGGCCGGCATCAGATCCGGCTGGCAGAATACGAGATGCCGGGGCTGATGGCGCTGCGTGCGGAGTACGGGCAGGAAAAGCCGCTCGCGGGCGCGCGTATCGCCGGGTCGATCCACATGACCGTGCAGACGGCCGTCCTCATTGAGACGCTGACTGCTCTTGGCGCCGAGGTGCGCTGGGCGTCGTGCAACATCTTTTCCACTGACAACGCCGCGGCGGCGGCCGTGGTGGTCGGCGACGGCACGCCGGAGGACCCCCAGGGCGTGCCTGTCTTCGCCTGGAAGGGCGAGACCCTCGAGGAGTACTGGGACTGCGTGCGCGAGATCTTCACCTGGGGCGAGGGCGTAGAGCCGAACATGATCCTCGACGACGGCGGGGATGCCACCATGGCCGTGATCAAGGGCGTGGAATTCGAGCAGGCAGGAGCCGTGCCGCCGACCCAGGACACGGATTCGGACGAGGAAATCGCCTTCAAGGACATGCTCCGGGCCGCGCTCGCTGAGGACCCGGAGCGCTGGCGCCGCGCTGCGTCGCAGATCCGCGGCACCACGGAAGAGACCACTACCGGCGTCCACCGGCTCTATCACTTCGCCCAGGAGGGCGTGCTTCCCTTCCCGGCCATGAACGTCAACGACGCGGTGACCAAGAGCAAGTTCGATAATAAATACGGCACCCGGCACAGCCTCATCGACGGCATCAACCGCGCCACGGACATGCTCATCGGCGGCAAGAACGTGCTCATCTGCGGCTACGGCGACGTCGGCAAGGGCTGCGCTGAGGCGATGAAGGGCCAGGGTGCGCGAGTCAAAGTCACCGAGGCGGACCCGATCAATGCGCTGCAGGCGCTCATGGAGGGCTTCCCCGTCGTGACTGTCGACGACGCGATTGGTGAGGCTGACATCGTGGTCACCGCGACCGGCAACGTTGGCATCATCTCGTTCGAGCAGATGCTCAAGATGAAGGACCACGCGGTATTGGGCAACATCGGCCACTTTGATAACGAGATCGACATGGCCAGCCTTATCCACCGCGACGACGTGGAGCGCACCGAAATCAAGCCGCAGGTCGACGAGTTCCACCTGCCCAACGGGAGGGCGATCATCGTGCTCTCGATGGGCCGGCTGCTCAACCTGGGCAACGCCACCGGGCACCCCAGCTTTGTCATGTCCAACTCCTTCGCTGACCAGACGATCGCCCAGATCGAGCTGTTTACTAAGTACGGGGAGTATGAAAACGAGGTCTACCGGCTGCCGAAGATCCTCGACGAAAAGGTCGCCCGGATCCACGTCGAGGCGCTCGGCGGGACCCTGACGGAGCTGACCAAGGAGCAGGCCGAGTACATCGGTGTGGACGTCGCCGGCCCGTTCAAGCCCGAGCACTACCGGTACTAATGCTGGTCGCTATCGAGGGCATTGACGGCGCCGGGAAGAACACCCTGGTCCGCGCCCTCCAGGAGGCGGCACCCGCCGAGGTCATCAGCTTCCCGCGCTACCGGGAGTCGATGCCGGCGGAGTTGGCCGCCGAGGCGCTGCACGGCCGCATGGGCGACTGCAGCGATTCGCCGTATGCGATGGCCACGCTCTTTGCGCTAGATCGCTACGGCGCGCGCGCCGAGCTCGAGGGGGCCGACGCGCGCGGCCTCGTGCTCTGCGACCGCTACGTGGCCTCGAACGCGGCCTACTCGCTCGCCCGGACCGGAGACCACGAGATCGTTCGGTGGGTGGAGGAGCTCGAATTCGGCCGCCTGGGTCTGCCCCGGCCCGACCTGACGGTGCTTTTGGATACCCCGCCGCAGCTTGCTGGCGAGCGCGCGCAACAACGAGAGCGCACCGATGCGACACGTGCGCGGGACGTCTACGAGCGCGACGCGAGGCTGCAGGAGCGCACGTGGCAGGCTTACCTCGAGTTGGCGCGCAGCGGCTGGTCGAGTCGGTGGCTGGTAACCTCTAAACCGCGGGACATACTGGTCGCGCTGGGCCTGGACTAGCGGGCTGAACCAAGCGAGCTTTTCTAGGAGGAAACGATGCCGAAGATCCTCGTCGTCGACGACGACCCAGCTATTTCTGAGATGCTCTCGCTGGTGCTCGAAGGGGAGGGCTTCGAGGTAGTCCCTGTCACGAACGGCGCGGAGGCGGTGCCGGCGTTCGAGCGGGAGAACCCTGATCTGATCCTCTTGGACCTGATGCTGCCCGGCGTCAACGGCATCGACATCTGCCGCACGATCCGCGAGACCTCGGTGGTGCCCATCGTGATGCTGACCGCTAAGACGGATACCGTGGACGTGGTGCTGGGCCTCGAGTCCGGCGCGGACGACTATATAAACGAAGCCGTTTAAGCCGCAGGAGCTCATCGCCCGGATCCGCGCACGCTTGCGGCGCGGGGTCGAGCACCCGGCGGAGATGATTCAGGTAGGCGACCTCTCGATCGATGTGCCGCGGCACATCGTGCGCCGCGGCGACGAGGAGATTTCGCTGACCCCACTGGAATTTGACCTGCTCGTCGAGATGGCACGCCGCCCCACGGAAGTCTTCTCCCGGGAGGAGTTGCTGGAAAAGGTCTGGGGGTACCGGCACGCCTCGGATACCCGGCTGGTTAACGTCCACGTGCAGCGGCTGCGCTCGAAGATCGAGAAGGATCCGGAAAACCCACAGATAGTGCTCACTGTCCGTGGGGTGGGGTATAAGACCGGCGGCACCACGAGGTAGTTCGCGGTGTGGGAGAAGCTCTCCGAGCTGCAGGCGAAGGTTGCCGAGTCCTGGCGCACCTCGCTTCAGGTCCGGGTGATCGGCTCGATCATCGTCGCGACCACGATCGTCATGGTCCTGTTGGGCGCGGCGATGGTCTCGGTGGTGACTCAGCAGCTCGTCGACGCCAAGATCGATACCGCAAATTCGGAGATCGACCGAGCCCGCATCGCCGTCGAAGAACAGATCACGGCGGCAAGCTCGGCGACGTCGACGCAGTCACGTCTGAACTCTGCGCGCTCGGTGCTCAGTAGCCGCGCGTCCGAGGAGGAAACGAGGGCGCTCTACGAGCCGGTGCTCCTAGTGGCCAACCAGGACGGCTCAGTAACCACCGCACCCGAGGGCTACCGGATTCCAGAGAAACTGCGTCGGTTTGTCGATCAAGACCAGATCTCCTACCAGTTCACCGACGTCAACCGCACCGACGGCTCCACCTACCCGGCCCTTGTGGTCGGCTCTCCCACCGACGCGGATATCCCGGGGCTGCAGGTCTACCTGGTGCTCAGCATGGAAAACGACCAGGAGACGATGGCCTTGATGCGCGGGCTGATCTCCGCGGCGGCCGTGGTCCTCATCGTGCTGCTAGTCGGGATCGCCTGGTTGTTGGCGCAGCAGGTGATCACCCCGGTGCATTCCGCCAGCCGAATCGCGGAGCGGCTGGCCAGCGGCCACCTGCGCGAACGCATGTCGGTCGAGGGCGAGGACGAGATGGCTCGGCTGGCGATGAGCTTCAACTCGATGGCCGAGTCTCTCTCCCACCAGATCAGGCAGCTCAAGGAGTATGGCGACCTGCAGCGCCAATTCACTTCCGACGTCTCGCATGAGTTGCGTACCCCGTTGACCACGGTGCGGATGGCCGCCGACATGATCGCGATGAAGGCGGACTCCTTCGAGCCGGGCACTAAGCGGGCCACTGAATTGCTCGTCGGCGAGCTCGATAGGTTCGAGGATTTGCTCACCGATCTGCTCGAGATCTCGCGCCACGATGCCGGGGTGGCCGACCTTAACCTCTCGCAGTTCGACATCAAGTTGGCGATCAGCGAGGCCTGCCGGCAAGTAGAGCCCATCGCAGAAGAGGTGGGCACCCGCGTGGAGCTTAAGGGGCCGGCCGACCCGATCCGGGTGACGGCGGATTCCCGCCGCGTCGAGCGCATCCTGCGCAACCTCACCGCCAACGCCGTCGACCACTCCGAGGGCAACCCGGTGCAGATCGACTGGGCGGCCAACGAGGACGCGGTGGCCGTGCGGGTGACCGATCATGGCGTCGGGCTCAAAGAGGGGCAAGAAGAGCTGGTGTTTAACCGCTTCTGGCGCGCGGATCCCTCGCGCGTGCGGCACTCGGGCGGCACCGGGCTGGGGCTGGCGATCGCACAGGAGGATGCTCACCTGCACGGCGGGCACATTGACGCCATCGGTACGCCCTCGGTGGGCTCCCAGTTCCGTCTGGTCCTCCCGCTCACGGCGAACGGGGCTATCGAGCACGCCCCATTGGAGTTGGTTGCCCCGAGCGACGTCGCGCCGGCCCTGCCTGCGCCCAGCCCACCTGAGCAGGCTCCCGCGGGCGAGCCGTCGGATTCCGCGGATTCGCAAGGCGCGCCGGCCACGGGAGCGGAGCGAAGTCATGGCGTCCCCGACGGCGCGGATGCCAACACGAGTGAGCGCGGCGAGGGCGAAACCGTGCGCGGTAAGCGAGAAGGAGAAGAAAGGTGAGACATCGGCGCCCGAGGCGGATTCGGCTCGCGGCCAGCCTCACGGTGTGCGCGCTGGCGTTGGGCTCGTGCAGTTCCCTGCCGCGCAACTCCGAGCCGAGCGCGCTGCGCCCCTTCGAACCGATCCAGAATGCGCAGGAGCAGCTGGGCCCGACCCCGGACCAAGAGCCGGACCTGCTGTTGCGGGAGTTCTACGCGGCGTCGGCACGCCCTGCCCAGGCCTTCCAGGTGGCGCGCAGTTACCTCGCCAGCGGGGTGGCCGAGCGCTGGCAGCCGGAGAAAGAGATGCTGGTGGTCGACCGCGTGGACATCAACACCCAGGCCGGGGCCAGCAACGAGGAGCGCACCTTCGACGTGCGGGGATCCGTGATCGCCCGGCTGGACACGGGCGGGGCGTACCGGCCAGAAAACGGTAATTACGAGGCGAGCGTCACCATGCGCCGCCAGGAAGACGGGCAGTGGCGGATCACCGGCCTGCCCAACGGGGTGGTCTTTGAGCGCAGCGAGCTGCGCAGCAACTTCCAGCCGAAGAAGCTCTTTTTCTTCGACCCCTCCGGTGAGGTGCTGGTGGGCGACCGCCGCTGGGTTTACGAAGGCGAGCGCGCCCTCGACTCTGCGCTGATCAACCTGCTGATGCAGGGGCCGACGGACAGGCTCGCACCTGGGGTTCGTTTTGGGCTACCGCCCGAAGCCACCTTTTTGGGTAACGAGGACGGGGTGTACAAGTTCTCCGGTCTTGCCTCGATGAGCCCGGAGCAGCGTATCGATTTTTCCGCGCAGCTGGTCTGGACGCTCGCCGAGGCAGACATCCCCGGGCCGTATCGCTTCGAGGCCGATGGCACCCCGCTGGCCGAGGGCTATACGAGTCTGAGCACCGACGACTTCGCCGCTTTGAACCCGGAGCTGGGCACCTCCTCGGTCAGCCCGCTGTATGCCTTGGCCGATGGCCGCTTGCTCAAGGTCTCGGCGAGCGGGGCGCAGCGGGTGGAAGGCGAGCTGGGGCAGTTTGGCGATGTCTCGGCCGCCGACATCTCCGACGAGCTTGCGGCGGTGGTGCGCAGGCAGGCCGATCACCAGGAGCTGTGGACCGGCAGCAGCGAGCTGCCCTGGTCCGCGCAGTTGCGAGGCAAGACGTTGACCAGGCCGAGCGTGGAAAACCAGGCCTCGGCTGTGTGGTCGGTGGTCGACGGTCGTAAGGTGGTGCGGCTCCTGCGGGCGGCGTCGGGGTCCGGAGCGACAGTGACCGACGTCGCCGCAGATTTCCTTCAGCCCATTGACCGCGACATCTCTGTGCTGCGGTTGTCTCAGACGGGCGTGCACGTGGCGATGATTATCGACGGCCGCGTCTACATCGGGGTGGTCGCGGTGGCGACGAACGGGCAGCGCAGCATCGTCGGCGTCCACGAGATTGCGGCGCAGCTTGGCGGCACCGCCGTGGCGCTGGACTGGCAGGCGGACGGTTCGCTTTTGGTGGGCACCTCGGCGCCCGCCTCGCCGCTGTGGCGGGTGGAGCAGGACGGCTCCCAGCTCAGCGAGCTACCTTCGGGTAACGTCACCGCTCCGGTAGTGGCGGTAGCCTCGGGTTCGACCACGATGTACCTCACGGACGCGATTGCGATTAGGCATCTGCCGGCGAGCGCTACTGGAGAAAGCGCGTTCTGGTGGGAGGTTCCGGGGTTGCAGGGGGTTCGCTCGGTACCGATCATCGCGCACTAGCCGGCGAAACGAAGGGGGTTAGGCGCTCATGGTGGTGGAGCTGTTTTTGCCCCGGCGGTGCGCGGGGTGCCAGGCGCCCGGGGCGGTGCTGTGTCCGAGTTGCCGCAGGGAGCTCGCGCGGCCTCCGTACCGGGTGAGCCCGCGCACGGAGCCAGGGATGCCGGTGTGGGCCCTGGGGCCGTATTCCGAGGTGCGCCAGAGCGTGATCGTGGCGATGAAGGAGCGCCGGGATTTCGCGGCGCGCACCGCCGTGGGGGCCGTGTTTCGGGCGGGGCTGGAGCGGCTGGTGGCGCTGGGGGAGCTGCCGGAGGACGTGGTGGTGGTGCCGGCCCCGACGCGGCGTCGGGCGGCGCGGTTGCGCGGCGGCGACCCGATGCGTGCGGTGGGCGCGGCCAGCGGCTTCCCGGTGCGCTCGCTGTTGGTTCACGGGGCCGGGGTCAGGGATTCGGTGGGCTTAAGCCCCGTACAGCGCAAGGAGAATATGGCTCGCGGGGTGCGGCTTGTGGCTCCAGTTCCGCTGGGGCGTTCGTTGGTGCTGATTGACGACGTCGTGACGACGGGAGCGACGCTGTGGTCGGCGGCGGCGCGGCTGCTGGCGGCCGGGGCGACGGTGGCCGGCGCGCTGACCTTCGCGGCGGCCTAGCCGAACGGCGGTGATTCGACTTTCCCATCATGGTTAACCCCAACCGGGGGTGATTGCGACCAGGGGAATTACCTGAACTGTCCGGTTGCCCGTGGTGTGGATCGCTGCCTAGAGAATTTGTGCCGCCGGCCCGAGGTCCGCCAAAGGTAGCATGGGAGGCGACTTGAAGTCCCGCCTACATTGAGGGAGGAAAGCAGATGACCAACTCTGCTGACAGCGCCGAGAACACCGCAGAGGTCCTCGGTCCGGACGCGCAGGTTTCGATCACCGGGCGCAATGTGGAGGTTCCGGAGCACTTCGCCGAACGGGTGAACTCCAAGCTTGCGAAGATCGCGCGGCTCGACCCCACGTTGACTTTCTTTCATGTGGAGCTGCAGTACGAGCCGAATCCGCGCCGTGAAGCGGAGGCAGACCGGATC
Protein-coding sequences here:
- a CDS encoding LpqB family beta-propeller domain-containing protein; translation: MRHRRPRRIRLAASLTVCALALGSCSSLPRNSEPSALRPFEPIQNAQEQLGPTPDQEPDLLLREFYAASARPAQAFQVARSYLASGVAERWQPEKEMLVVDRVDINTQAGASNEERTFDVRGSVIARLDTGGAYRPENGNYEASVTMRRQEDGQWRITGLPNGVVFERSELRSNFQPKKLFFFDPSGEVLVGDRRWVYEGERALDSALINLLMQGPTDRLAPGVRFGLPPEATFLGNEDGVYKFSGLASMSPEQRIDFSAQLVWTLAEADIPGPYRFEADGTPLAEGYTSLSTDDFAALNPELGTSSVSPLYALADGRLLKVSASGAQRVEGELGQFGDVSAADISDELAAVVRRQADHQELWTGSSELPWSAQLRGKTLTRPSVENQASAVWSVVDGRKVVRLLRAASGSGATVTDVAADFLQPIDRDISVLRLSQTGVHVAMIIDGRVYIGVVAVATNGQRSIVGVHEIAAQLGGTAVALDWQADGSLLVGTSAPASPLWRVEQDGSQLSELPSGNVTAPVVAVASGSTTMYLTDAIAIRHLPASATGESAFWWEVPGLQGVRSVPIIAH
- a CDS encoding ComF family protein, whose protein sequence is MSPRTEPGMPVWALGPYSEVRQSVIVAMKERRDFAARTAVGAVFRAGLERLVALGELPEDVVVVPAPTRRRAARLRGGDPMRAVGAASGFPVRSLLVHGAGVRDSVGLSPVQRKENMARGVRLVAPVPLGRSLVLIDDVVTTGATLWSAAARLLAAGATVAGALTFAAA